A genomic region of Caldicellulosiruptor acetigenus contains the following coding sequences:
- a CDS encoding 2-hydroxyacid dehydrogenase yields the protein MKILVTRRIMEPAIELLKKYGEVEVNLHDRPMTRGELLKAIADKDAVLTQLVDKVDSEFFDHAPNVKIVANYAVGYDNIDIEEATRRGVYVTNTPDVLTNATAELAWALLFAAARRIVEADKFMRGGHYKGWGPMLFLGKGVTGKTLGVIGAGRIGQAFARMSKGFNMKILYYDFERKESFEKEMGAQFVSLDELLKEADFISIHVPLTPQTRHLIGEREFSLMKPSAILINTARGPIVDEKALVKALKEKKIYAAGLDVYEREPEFEPELAELDNVVMLPHIGSATEESRLDMAMLAANNIVDFIEGRVPRTLVNKEVLNKK from the coding sequence ATGAAGATACTTGTGACAAGAAGAATAATGGAGCCTGCGATTGAGCTTTTGAAAAAGTACGGTGAGGTTGAAGTAAACCTACACGACAGACCAATGACAAGAGGAGAACTTTTAAAAGCAATAGCTGACAAGGACGCAGTTTTGACCCAGCTTGTTGACAAAGTTGACAGCGAGTTTTTCGACCATGCACCAAATGTCAAGATTGTTGCAAACTATGCAGTGGGGTACGATAACATAGATATTGAAGAGGCAACAAGAAGAGGTGTTTATGTAACAAACACGCCAGACGTTTTGACAAACGCAACAGCTGAGCTTGCATGGGCGCTGTTGTTTGCTGCGGCAAGAAGAATAGTTGAAGCTGACAAGTTCATGAGAGGCGGACATTACAAAGGTTGGGGTCCGATGCTCTTTTTAGGCAAGGGCGTGACAGGCAAGACACTTGGTGTAATTGGTGCAGGTAGGATTGGCCAGGCTTTTGCAAGAATGTCAAAAGGATTTAACATGAAGATTTTATACTATGATTTTGAGAGAAAAGAAAGCTTTGAAAAGGAAATGGGCGCTCAGTTTGTATCGCTGGATGAGCTTTTGAAAGAAGCAGACTTTATATCAATTCATGTGCCGCTCACACCACAGACAAGACATTTAATTGGCGAAAGAGAATTTTCTCTCATGAAACCGTCAGCGATATTGATTAACACAGCACGCGGGCCAATTGTAGATGAAAAGGCTTTAGTCAAGGCACTAAAAGAAAAGAAGATTTATGCTGCGGGGCTTGACGTGTACGAAAGAGAGCCTGAGTTTGAGCCAGAACTAGCTGAGCTTGACAATGTTGTAATGCTTCCTCATATTGGTTCTGCAACAGAAGAGTCGAGGCTTGACATGGCAATGCTTGCAGCAAACAATATAGTAGATTTCATTGAGGGAAGAGTTCCAAGAACACTTGTCAATAAAGAGGTCTTGAACAAGAAATAA
- a CDS encoding IclR family transcriptional regulator, which produces MAQNSVQSIERAFEIIEALAVEPKGLSISELSQKLSLHKATIHRILQTLLSRGYVQKDPQTLRYKLGVKFVEISSLYLNNIELKTEAHPFLRELVAMLNATVHLAILDGSDVVYIDKIEQVNSIRLYSSIGKRVPAYCTALGKVMLSKFSDEEVEKMLSTISLQPYTQNTITNVEKLVDEIRFVRKKGFAVDNEEFQEGVRCIAAPIYDYRGQMIAAISISAPTSVLQPHKDEENAQKVVETAKKISHRLGYVEGKKDYQGKEM; this is translated from the coding sequence ATGGCGCAAAATTCTGTTCAGTCAATTGAAAGGGCGTTTGAGATAATTGAGGCTTTGGCTGTTGAGCCAAAAGGGCTTTCAATCAGTGAACTTTCCCAAAAACTTTCTCTTCACAAGGCTACCATCCACAGGATTTTGCAGACATTACTTAGCAGAGGGTATGTTCAAAAAGATCCTCAGACATTGCGCTACAAGCTTGGTGTAAAATTTGTTGAGATTTCGAGTCTTTATCTTAACAACATTGAGCTCAAAACCGAAGCACATCCGTTTTTGCGTGAGCTTGTAGCTATGCTAAATGCCACTGTGCACTTGGCAATTCTTGACGGTAGCGATGTTGTGTACATTGACAAGATTGAACAGGTAAACTCAATAAGGCTTTACTCCTCAATTGGGAAAAGAGTCCCTGCATACTGCACAGCGCTTGGGAAGGTGATGCTCAGCAAATTTTCAGACGAAGAAGTTGAAAAGATGCTATCTACAATTTCCCTGCAGCCATATACACAAAACACCATAACAAATGTAGAAAAGCTTGTTGATGAGATAAGATTTGTTCGAAAAAAAGGCTTTGCAGTTGACAATGAAGAGTTCCAAGAAGGTGTTAGATGCATTGCCGCACCCATATATGATTACAGAGGTCAGATGATTGCTGCAATTAGCATTTCAGCACCAACGAGTGTGCTGCAACCTCACAAAGATGAAGAGAATGCGCAGAAGGTTGTAGAGACTGCAAAGAAGATTTCTCACAGGCTTGGGTATGTCGAGGGAAAAAAAGATTATCAAGGAAAGGAGATGTAA
- a CDS encoding bifunctional 2-keto-4-hydroxyglutarate aldolase/2-keto-3-deoxy-6-phosphogluconate aldolase, which translates to MEKEQVLERINDNGLVVVVRAESKEKALKITEACIKGGASAIEITFTVPGADEIIKYLTSTYKEDEIIIGAGTVLDSETARIAILAGAKFVVSPYLNPEMVKLCNRYRIASMPGAMTIKEVVEALECGADVIKIFPGELFGPKIIKAYKGPIPQARLMPTGGVDLDNVDEWIKAGAFAVGVGSNITKYANDGDFSKVEDVCRQFVQKIKMAKGKV; encoded by the coding sequence ATGGAAAAGGAACAGGTACTTGAGCGAATAAATGACAATGGGCTTGTTGTTGTTGTTCGTGCTGAGTCGAAAGAGAAGGCTCTCAAGATTACAGAGGCGTGTATAAAGGGTGGTGCGAGTGCAATTGAGATAACCTTTACTGTGCCTGGCGCTGACGAGATAATAAAGTATCTTACAAGCACATACAAGGAAGATGAGATTATAATAGGAGCAGGTACAGTTCTTGACAGCGAAACAGCACGAATTGCAATCTTGGCGGGTGCAAAGTTTGTTGTAAGTCCATACCTCAATCCTGAAATGGTAAAACTTTGTAACAGGTACAGGATAGCTTCAATGCCCGGTGCTATGACAATAAAAGAGGTTGTTGAAGCACTTGAATGCGGAGCAGATGTTATAAAGATTTTCCCTGGCGAGCTTTTCGGACCAAAGATTATAAAAGCATACAAAGGACCAATCCCACAAGCGCGATTGATGCCAACAGGTGGAGTTGACCTTGACAATGTTGATGAGTGGATAAAAGCAGGTGCGTTTGCTGTAGGTGTGGGCAGTAATATAACAAAGTATGCAAATGATGGAGACTTTAGCAAAGTGGAAGATGTTTGCAGACAGTTTGTCCAGAAAATAAAGATGGCAAAGGGGAAGGTATAG
- a CDS encoding sugar kinase → MFEVTSFGEIMLRLSPPGYQRILQATSFDINFGGAEANVVVALSNIGVRTSYVTLLPPNLLGDATVNFLRRYGVDTSYIKRKGKRLGIYFLEKGVGQRASSVVYDRADSAINEIQPGDIDWEDILKKTKIFFSTGITAALSQNVLNELKMAFKTAKNAGAKVAFDINYRSKLWSYDRANEVISELMPYVDILITNEEHVRRVLKIHMEDKYFEGIDLTTDGQKVLFERLQAKYQNLERIILAARRSISASKNIFFAYTKDENGNIVFSKKREIEVVDRVGAGDAFTAGVLYSILRGLESTQMLEVATYMCALKHTVEGDSLIVTEDEIKQALLQDSSGMMKR, encoded by the coding sequence ATGTTTGAGGTAACAAGCTTTGGAGAGATAATGCTAAGACTCTCACCACCAGGGTATCAGAGGATTTTACAAGCGACAAGTTTTGACATCAACTTTGGCGGGGCGGAAGCAAACGTTGTTGTTGCTCTGTCAAACATTGGGGTGAGGACAAGTTATGTTACACTTCTTCCGCCAAATCTTCTTGGTGATGCTACTGTCAACTTTCTGAGAAGATATGGAGTTGACACAAGCTATATAAAAAGAAAAGGTAAAAGGCTTGGAATTTACTTTCTTGAAAAAGGAGTGGGACAGAGAGCATCTTCTGTTGTGTACGACAGGGCAGATTCTGCCATAAATGAGATACAGCCTGGTGATATCGACTGGGAAGATATCTTGAAAAAGACCAAGATATTTTTCTCAACAGGAATCACCGCTGCTTTATCACAAAATGTGCTAAACGAGCTAAAAATGGCTTTCAAGACAGCAAAAAATGCAGGTGCAAAGGTGGCGTTTGACATCAATTACAGGTCAAAACTGTGGAGCTATGATAGAGCAAATGAAGTGATTTCAGAGCTTATGCCGTATGTGGACATCCTGATTACGAACGAAGAGCATGTAAGAAGAGTGTTAAAGATTCATATGGAAGACAAATACTTTGAAGGAATTGACCTTACTACAGACGGTCAAAAGGTTTTGTTTGAAAGGTTGCAAGCAAAATACCAAAACTTAGAGAGAATAATTCTTGCTGCAAGAAGGAGCATATCTGCTTCCAAAAACATCTTTTTTGCTTATACAAAAGATGAAAATGGCAACATTGTATTTTCAAAAAAGCGCGAGATAGAAGTTGTTGACAGGGTTGGGGCAGGCGATGCTTTCACCGCAGGTGTGCTATATAGCATTTTAAGAGGGCTTGAAAGCACTCAGATGCTTGAGGTTGCAACATACATGTGCGCTTTAAAACATACAGTTGAAGGTGACAGTTTGATTGTGACTGAGGATGAAATAAAACAGGCGCTTTTACAAGACAGCTCAGGTATGATGAAAAGATAA